In Erythrobacter litoralis HTCC2594, a single genomic region encodes these proteins:
- a CDS encoding shikimate kinase has product MHHDASSPGDGAIAAMAHRVTRPVVLVGLMGVGKSTVGRRLAKLMQRDFIDADDEIEEAAQMSISEIFSAFGEDYFRDGERRVIARLMGEGHGVIATGGGAFVNAETRALILDQGIAVWIDCDIPTLVERTGRRDTRPLLRQGDPEEILARLHREREKFYSQAPIRVSSGDGPHLRTATQILEAIDRWL; this is encoded by the coding sequence ATGCATCACGACGCATCCTCCCCCGGCGACGGCGCTATTGCCGCCATGGCCCACCGGGTCACGCGGCCGGTGGTATTGGTCGGACTGATGGGGGTAGGCAAATCGACGGTCGGTCGGCGGCTGGCCAAGCTTATGCAGCGCGATTTCATCGATGCCGACGACGAGATCGAAGAGGCAGCGCAAATGTCGATCTCGGAAATCTTCAGTGCCTTTGGCGAGGACTATTTTCGTGACGGAGAGCGGAGGGTTATCGCGCGTCTTATGGGAGAGGGTCACGGCGTTATTGCGACCGGCGGCGGTGCCTTCGTCAACGCCGAAACCCGCGCGCTGATCCTCGACCAGGGGATCGCCGTGTGGATCGATTGCGACATACCCACGCTGGTCGAACGAACCGGTCGCCGCGATACCCGGCCACTTCTCCGTCAGGGCGATCCCGAGGAGATCCTGGCCCGTCTTCATCGTGAGCGCGAGAAGTTCTATTCGCAGGCTCCGATCCGGGTAAGCAGCGGTGACGGACCGCACTTGCGGACCGCAACGCAAATCCTGGAGGCAATCGACCGATGGCTGTGA
- a CDS encoding O-methyltransferase: MSGVAGWKAVNPLWSAVDDMIGEALLEDGPVLADCAARNAERGLPDIAVSPAQGRFLQMVCEIMGARRALEIGTLGGFSTLFLARGVGETGRVVTLEAKKTYASVARKNFDESGIGDRIEMKVAAALESLATLEGPFDLTFIDADKPNNVNYVEHALRLSRPGALIIVDNVVREGNILEPDEDDESAKGTRALYEHVNNHPRLEATALQTVGAKGWDGMMFLRVRD; this comes from the coding sequence ATGTCCGGCGTCGCCGGATGGAAGGCGGTTAATCCGCTCTGGTCGGCTGTCGACGACATGATCGGCGAGGCTTTGCTCGAAGACGGTCCAGTCCTCGCCGACTGTGCAGCGCGCAATGCCGAGCGCGGTCTTCCCGACATCGCCGTTTCGCCCGCTCAAGGACGCTTCCTGCAAATGGTGTGCGAAATCATGGGCGCTCGGCGCGCGCTTGAGATCGGGACGCTAGGCGGCTTTTCGACCCTTTTCCTCGCCCGCGGCGTCGGTGAGACCGGTCGCGTGGTGACCCTTGAGGCGAAGAAAACCTACGCCAGTGTCGCGCGGAAGAACTTCGATGAGTCGGGCATCGGAGATCGCATCGAGATGAAAGTGGCTGCAGCTCTGGAATCGCTCGCAACGCTTGAAGGCCCTTTCGATCTGACGTTCATCGATGCCGACAAGCCCAACAACGTCAACTATGTCGAACACGCCCTGCGACTCTCGCGGCCAGGCGCGCTGATTATCGTCGACAACGTGGTCCGCGAGGGGAACATTCTCGAGCCGGACGAAGACGATGAATCGGCCAAGGGCACCCGCGCGCTGTACGAACATGTGAACAATCATCCGCGCCTCGAGGCTACGGCGCTGCAAACCGTCGGGGCCAAGGGCTGGGACGGGATGATGTTCCTCAGAGTGAGAGACTGA
- the bioB gene encoding biotin synthase BioB, with the protein MTPIRTNWSRDEIAALFEQPFTELLFQAATVHRAYHPPEQVQLCTLLSIKTGGCPEDCGYCSQSVKADSGVEATKLMDVQRVLQSAAQAKDAGSQRFCMGAAWRNPKDRDMPAIVEIVKGVRDMGLETCMTLGMLTPKQADMLKDAGLDYYNHNVDTGPEYYERVISTRNYQDRLDTLQNVRDAGINVCSGGIVGMGETREDRVGFVHTLATLERHPESVPVNALVPVKGTVLGDMLADTPLAKIDDIEFVRTVAVARITMPLSMVRLSAGRESMSEATQALCFMAGANSIFTGDKLLTAANAGDDKDAALFDKLGLTALQGEEPLRRAKDEAGKAAIPAE; encoded by the coding sequence ATGACCCCCATCCGTACCAATTGGAGCCGTGACGAAATCGCGGCCCTGTTCGAACAACCGTTCACCGAGCTGCTATTCCAGGCCGCCACGGTCCACCGCGCCTACCATCCGCCCGAGCAGGTGCAGCTCTGCACACTGCTGTCGATCAAGACCGGCGGGTGCCCGGAGGATTGCGGCTATTGTTCGCAGTCGGTGAAGGCCGATAGCGGCGTCGAAGCGACCAAGCTGATGGACGTCCAGCGCGTGCTGCAATCGGCGGCGCAGGCCAAGGATGCGGGCTCGCAGCGCTTCTGCATGGGCGCGGCGTGGCGCAATCCCAAGGACCGCGACATGCCCGCGATCGTCGAGATCGTGAAGGGCGTGCGCGACATGGGGCTGGAGACCTGCATGACGCTGGGCATGCTGACGCCGAAGCAGGCGGACATGCTCAAGGACGCGGGCCTCGATTACTACAACCACAACGTCGACACCGGGCCGGAATATTACGAGCGCGTAATCTCGACCCGCAATTACCAGGACCGTCTCGACACGCTCCAGAACGTCCGCGATGCCGGGATCAACGTGTGCAGCGGCGGGATCGTCGGCATGGGCGAAACGCGCGAGGACCGCGTGGGCTTCGTCCACACGCTCGCCACGCTCGAACGCCATCCAGAAAGCGTGCCGGTCAATGCGTTGGTGCCGGTCAAGGGCACGGTGCTCGGCGACATGCTGGCCGACACGCCGCTCGCCAAGATCGACGATATCGAATTCGTCCGCACCGTGGCAGTGGCGCGCATCACCATGCCGCTGAGCATGGTGCGGCTGTCCGCAGGACGCGAGAGCATGAGCGAAGCGACGCAGGCGCTGTGTTTCATGGCGGGCGCGAACTCGATCTTCACCGGCGACAAGCTGCTGACGGCAGCCAATGCCGGCGATGACAAGGACGCGGCGCTGTTCGACAAGCTCGGGTTAACAGCCTTGCAAGGTGAAGAACCCTTGCGACGCGCCAAAGATGAAGCAGGGAAGGCGGCGATTCCCGCGGAGTGA
- the aroB gene encoding 3-dehydroquinate synthase translates to MAVIPVELAGRGYQVHVGRDVIDRLGSLAAPFVRKSRLVVVADTNAWRHHGERFSQAAHSAGWAIALYEVPPGEGSKSWASLQRLTDWLLEQEVERGNHVFALGGGVVGDLTGFACAILKRGCGFIQIPTTLLAQVDSSVGGKTAINSSTGKNLIGAFHQPSLVLADLATLDTLPEREMRSGYAEVLKYGVLGDRAFFDWLQHNGSQVLARDPEALEYAVATSVAAKARIVAEDERETTGARALLNLGHTFGHALEAQMGFSDRLLHGEGVAAGMVLAARYSARRGDLGDSDASLITRAVEGAGLPSEIAALDMDTDGAELVTHMLHDKKMDAGTLPFLLLRSIGAAYLAKDVDLKDVAAFLDEQLQAH, encoded by the coding sequence ATGGCTGTGATTCCGGTCGAACTGGCAGGGCGCGGATACCAAGTCCACGTCGGACGCGACGTGATCGATCGGCTCGGGTCGCTGGCCGCGCCCTTTGTGCGAAAATCGCGCCTCGTAGTCGTCGCTGACACGAACGCATGGCGTCATCACGGCGAACGTTTCTCGCAGGCGGCGCATTCTGCCGGCTGGGCCATCGCTCTCTACGAAGTGCCACCCGGCGAGGGCTCAAAAAGCTGGGCGAGCCTGCAGCGACTGACCGATTGGTTGCTGGAGCAGGAGGTTGAGCGCGGCAACCATGTGTTCGCGCTCGGCGGCGGAGTCGTCGGCGACCTGACCGGCTTCGCCTGTGCGATCCTGAAGCGCGGCTGCGGCTTCATACAAATTCCCACGACCTTGCTGGCTCAGGTCGACAGTTCTGTCGGCGGCAAGACGGCGATCAATAGTTCGACAGGAAAAAACCTGATCGGCGCATTTCACCAACCATCGCTTGTGTTGGCCGACCTTGCGACTCTCGACACCTTGCCCGAACGCGAAATGCGTTCAGGCTATGCCGAGGTGCTCAAGTACGGCGTGTTGGGCGACCGGGCGTTTTTCGACTGGCTGCAGCACAACGGATCGCAGGTTCTGGCGCGCGATCCCGAGGCGCTGGAATATGCCGTCGCCACCAGTGTCGCAGCCAAGGCCCGGATCGTTGCCGAAGACGAGCGCGAGACGACCGGCGCAAGGGCGCTGCTTAATCTCGGTCATACGTTCGGGCACGCGCTGGAAGCCCAGATGGGCTTTTCCGACAGATTGCTGCATGGCGAAGGCGTGGCGGCAGGCATGGTGCTTGCCGCACGCTACTCGGCCCGCCGCGGAGATCTCGGCGATAGCGATGCTTCGCTTATCACAAGAGCCGTCGAGGGCGCCGGCTTGCCCTCCGAGATAGCGGCGCTCGACATGGATACAGATGGTGCCGAACTCGTCACTCACATGCTGCACGACAAGAAGATGGATGCGGGCACCCTGCCCTTCCTCTTGCTGCGCAGCATCGGTGCAGCATATCTTGCGAAGGACGTCGATCTGAAAGACGTCGCCGCTTTTCTCGATGAGCAACTGCAAGCACATTGA
- a CDS encoding cyclase family protein, giving the protein MTEFIDLSIPITNDVISDPEVMRPKITYMTHEDTWQQIAMFFPGLEKDDLPDGEGWAVEMLELSTHNGTHMDAPWHYHSTTDSGAAPAPSIDEAPLDRFFRPGVKLDFSHLPHGHVVTASEVEEAFEKIEYDLQPLDIVLVQSGAVYGTENFTDQGVGLGAEATLWLTERGVEVVGTDAWSWDAPFSHTAKRWAENRDPAIIWEGHKAGRIRPYYQIEKLTNLAALPSHGFTFSCFPVKIERASAGWIRAVAMIEK; this is encoded by the coding sequence ATGACCGAATTCATCGACCTCTCGATTCCTATCACCAATGACGTGATTTCCGACCCTGAAGTCATGCGTCCCAAGATTACCTACATGACCCACGAGGACACGTGGCAGCAGATCGCCATGTTCTTCCCCGGCCTCGAAAAGGACGACTTGCCCGATGGCGAAGGCTGGGCGGTCGAGATGCTGGAATTGAGCACGCATAACGGCACACATATGGATGCGCCGTGGCACTACCATTCGACCACCGACAGTGGTGCCGCCCCTGCCCCCAGCATCGATGAAGCGCCGCTCGATCGCTTCTTCCGGCCAGGTGTGAAGCTCGATTTCTCGCACCTGCCGCACGGCCATGTGGTGACGGCCAGCGAAGTCGAGGAGGCTTTCGAGAAGATCGAGTACGACCTGCAACCGCTCGATATCGTGCTTGTGCAGTCTGGTGCGGTCTATGGAACAGAAAACTTCACCGACCAGGGAGTCGGTCTCGGCGCAGAAGCGACTTTGTGGCTGACCGAGCGCGGGGTCGAAGTCGTCGGCACGGATGCTTGGAGCTGGGACGCGCCGTTCAGCCATACCGCCAAGCGATGGGCAGAGAATCGCGATCCGGCCATCATCTGGGAAGGCCACAAGGCCGGTCGCATCCGCCCGTATTACCAGATCGAGAAGCTGACCAATCTCGCGGCGCTGCCGAGTCACGGTTTCACCTTCAGCTGCTTTCCGGTGAAGATCGAACGCGCCAGCGCGGGCTGGATCCGCGCGGTTGCGATGATCGAGAAATGA
- a CDS encoding GNAT family N-acetyltransferase, with the protein MSEWRLRAPLAGESTEITALCLRSKAHWGYDAAFMEDCTDELTVRPDKLAENFARIAEKDGAIVGFVEVSRDGDTCELEKLFVDPEAMGQGVGRILFDAARTSCTEAGIESMAIAADPDAVPFYERMGAKRIGEVVSRSIPGRALPLLRLTI; encoded by the coding sequence ATGAGCGAGTGGCGGCTACGCGCGCCGCTCGCTGGTGAGAGCACCGAGATCACCGCGCTTTGCCTGAGGTCCAAAGCGCACTGGGGCTACGACGCTGCTTTCATGGAAGACTGCACAGACGAGCTGACGGTCCGACCGGACAAGCTGGCAGAGAACTTCGCTCGGATCGCGGAGAAGGATGGCGCCATCGTCGGGTTCGTCGAAGTGTCTCGCGATGGCGATACCTGTGAACTGGAGAAGCTATTCGTCGATCCCGAGGCGATGGGCCAAGGTGTCGGGAGAATTTTGTTCGACGCGGCGAGAACATCGTGCACCGAAGCCGGCATAGAAAGCATGGCGATTGCCGCCGATCCCGACGCAGTACCGTTCTATGAGCGCATGGGGGCAAAACGCATCGGCGAGGTCGTCTCCAGATCCATACCGGGTCGGGCGTTGCCGCTGCTGCGCTTGACTATCTAG
- a CDS encoding acetyl-CoA carboxylase biotin carboxylase subunit — MFKKILIANRGEIACRVIKTAKRMGIATVAVYSDADARAPFVKMADEAVHIGPPPAAESYLIADKIIEAAKQTGAEAIHPGYGFLSERASFVEALEKEGITFIGPPANAIAAMGDKIESKKLAKKAGVNVVPGFVGEIKDTDHAVEISNDIGYPVMMKASAGGGGKGMRLAYSEKDVREGFEATKREGLNSFGDDRVFIEKFIEDPRHIEIQILGDKHGNILYLNERECSIQRRHQKVVEEAPSPFVTPKMRKAMGEQCVALSRAVDYHSAGTVELIVSGADETGESFYFLEMNTRLQVEHPVTEAITGIDLVEQMIRVAAGEKLEMTQDDIGIDGWAIENRVYAEDPYRGFLPSTGRLIEYQPPLEGWTDDGAANGRRGVDGVRVDDGVYEGGEVSMFYDPMIAKLVTWGETRDEAADLQIQALDAFRIVGLGHNVDFLSAIMQHERFRSGELTTGFIAEEYPEGFEGAPASDELLRGLAAVGGVIATADADRARRIDQQLADEMYAPGDWAIRIGRTEADAKHYQVRLEEDAILVDGEPVEVSFDYTPGERMVDVELGDDVLTLQLAPTRTGYAITTRGGTHHLRILPQRVAHLAGHMIEKEPPDLSKLLICPMPGLLVKLHVGEGEEVQPGQPLATVEAMKMENILRAEKQATVAKVNAGEGDSLAVDAVILELE; from the coding sequence ATGTTCAAGAAAATCCTGATTGCCAATCGCGGCGAGATTGCCTGCCGCGTGATCAAGACTGCCAAACGGATGGGGATTGCCACCGTCGCGGTCTATTCCGATGCCGATGCCCGCGCGCCCTTCGTGAAGATGGCGGACGAGGCCGTCCACATCGGCCCGCCGCCAGCAGCCGAAAGTTACCTGATCGCCGACAAGATCATCGAAGCGGCGAAGCAGACCGGCGCGGAAGCGATCCACCCTGGCTACGGCTTCCTGTCCGAGCGGGCGAGCTTTGTCGAAGCGCTGGAGAAGGAGGGCATCACCTTTATTGGCCCGCCAGCCAACGCGATTGCGGCGATGGGTGACAAGATCGAGTCCAAGAAGCTGGCCAAGAAAGCGGGCGTCAACGTCGTCCCCGGCTTCGTCGGCGAGATCAAAGACACCGATCACGCGGTCGAGATCAGCAACGACATCGGCTATCCGGTGATGATGAAGGCCTCAGCCGGTGGCGGCGGCAAGGGTATGCGGCTCGCTTATAGCGAGAAGGATGTGCGCGAGGGCTTCGAAGCGACCAAGCGCGAAGGCCTCAATTCCTTCGGTGATGACCGCGTTTTCATAGAGAAGTTCATCGAAGATCCGCGCCATATCGAAATCCAGATCCTCGGCGACAAGCACGGCAATATCCTGTATCTGAACGAGCGCGAATGTTCGATCCAGCGGCGTCATCAGAAGGTCGTCGAGGAGGCACCTTCGCCTTTCGTTACGCCCAAGATGCGCAAAGCCATGGGTGAGCAGTGCGTCGCCCTCTCGCGCGCAGTCGACTATCACTCGGCAGGCACGGTCGAGCTGATCGTCAGCGGTGCGGACGAGACCGGTGAGAGTTTCTATTTTCTCGAAATGAACACCCGCCTGCAGGTCGAGCATCCGGTGACCGAAGCGATCACCGGTATCGACCTCGTCGAGCAGATGATCCGCGTCGCGGCCGGCGAGAAGCTGGAGATGACGCAGGACGATATCGGCATCGACGGCTGGGCGATCGAGAACCGCGTCTATGCCGAAGATCCCTATCGCGGGTTTCTGCCTTCGACCGGACGACTGATCGAATACCAGCCACCGCTCGAAGGCTGGACCGACGATGGCGCGGCCAACGGACGACGCGGTGTCGACGGGGTGCGCGTCGATGACGGCGTCTATGAAGGCGGCGAGGTCTCGATGTTCTACGACCCCATGATCGCGAAGCTGGTCACCTGGGGCGAAACGCGCGACGAAGCGGCGGACCTTCAAATCCAGGCACTAGATGCTTTCCGGATTGTCGGCCTCGGCCACAATGTCGATTTCCTCAGCGCGATCATGCAGCATGAGCGCTTTCGTTCGGGCGAACTGACCACGGGCTTCATCGCCGAGGAATACCCCGAGGGTTTCGAAGGCGCGCCAGCCTCGGACGAGTTGTTGCGCGGGCTCGCGGCTGTCGGTGGCGTGATCGCCACGGCCGATGCCGACCGTGCGCGACGGATCGACCAGCAGCTGGCCGACGAGATGTACGCACCAGGCGACTGGGCGATCCGGATCGGTCGGACCGAGGCCGATGCCAAACACTACCAGGTACGACTGGAAGAAGACGCGATCCTCGTCGATGGCGAGCCTGTAGAGGTGAGCTTCGATTACACGCCGGGCGAGCGCATGGTCGATGTCGAGCTCGGGGATGATGTCCTGACTTTGCAGCTTGCGCCGACCCGGACGGGCTATGCGATCACCACGCGCGGCGGGACGCACCACCTGCGCATCCTGCCGCAGCGCGTGGCGCATCTCGCCGGCCATATGATCGAGAAGGAGCCGCCCGATCTTTCCAAGCTGCTCATCTGCCCGATGCCCGGACTGCTGGTGAAACTGCATGTCGGCGAAGGCGAAGAGGTCCAGCCCGGCCAGCCGCTCGCGACCGTTGAAGCGATGAAGATGGAAAACATCCTTCGCGCCGAAAAACAGGCGACGGTGGCCAAGGTCAACGCTGGGGAAGGCGATAGCCTCGCCGTGGATGCGGTGATCTTGGAGCTGGAATAG
- a CDS encoding tRNA-binding protein, translated as MHLTHAPDAPAADQIDFDHFLGVDIRIGTIVAAEDFPEARKPSYKLRIDFGPAIGEKKSCAQIAANYHLDELPGRQVAAVVNFPPRQIGPTMSEVLTLGFADSDSEVVLFAPDVRVPNGSRLF; from the coding sequence ATGCACCTGACCCACGCGCCCGATGCACCGGCAGCCGACCAGATCGACTTCGACCATTTTCTCGGCGTCGATATTCGCATCGGAACGATCGTGGCAGCCGAGGATTTTCCGGAAGCCCGCAAGCCAAGTTACAAGTTACGGATCGATTTCGGGCCCGCGATCGGTGAGAAGAAGAGCTGCGCGCAGATTGCTGCCAATTACCACCTCGACGAGTTGCCCGGCCGCCAGGTCGCGGCAGTCGTCAATTTCCCGCCCCGGCAGATCGGTCCGACCATGTCCGAAGTGCTGACGCTGGGATTTGCCGACTCGGATAGTGAAGTCGTGCTTTTTGCTCCCGATGTTCGTGTTCCCAACGGGTCGAGGCTATTTTAG
- a CDS encoding heme-dependent oxidative N-demethylase family protein, with protein MTLGFSVRELLPHARNSEKLKIGLCALGEDEWLQPEPDLVTRAAAFAARPEAIQLSDGAAAPAKELAALLGVSGGLLEAAGAHWEDMCLLTRRPEEDFYRLVGAAVAFPTDWRVADKMGLPLAAMHAPIHGYAEQLATGVDRFMAKLKPGALYGRSNWFVVDSSDLCHLPGARVLFAGVTPENAGRRLFARCERQTLRRLPQTGAILFTIGVYVEPLEALPADSVEWLAEAVQAIPPGERERRGIGAYLPALIGYADRRREELTD; from the coding sequence GTGACTCTCGGGTTCTCAGTACGCGAGCTCCTCCCGCACGCCCGCAATAGCGAGAAACTGAAGATCGGATTGTGTGCGCTGGGGGAGGACGAATGGCTCCAACCGGAGCCTGACCTTGTCACCCGCGCTGCCGCGTTTGCGGCACGACCCGAGGCGATCCAGCTTTCCGACGGGGCGGCTGCTCCCGCAAAGGAACTTGCCGCTCTGCTTGGTGTCTCGGGCGGACTCCTCGAAGCTGCCGGGGCGCACTGGGAGGATATGTGCCTACTCACGCGTCGGCCCGAAGAGGATTTTTACCGGCTTGTCGGTGCGGCTGTCGCGTTCCCGACCGACTGGCGTGTCGCGGACAAGATGGGGTTGCCGCTCGCCGCGATGCATGCGCCCATCCATGGTTATGCCGAGCAACTTGCGACCGGGGTCGATCGCTTTATGGCCAAGCTTAAGCCCGGCGCGCTCTACGGCCGCAGCAACTGGTTCGTCGTTGACAGCAGCGATCTGTGCCACCTGCCGGGAGCGCGCGTGCTATTCGCCGGGGTGACGCCTGAGAACGCAGGCAGACGGCTGTTCGCCCGCTGCGAGCGCCAGACACTGCGCCGCCTGCCGCAAACCGGCGCAATCCTTTTCACGATCGGCGTCTATGTCGAGCCGCTCGAGGCGCTGCCCGCCGACTCTGTCGAATGGCTCGCCGAAGCGGTTCAAGCCATCCCGCCCGGCGAGCGCGAAAGGCGCGGGATAGGGGCTTACCTTCCCGCGCTGATCGGCTATGCGGACCGGCGAAGAGAGGAATTGACGGACTGA